Part of the Burkholderia humptydooensis genome, CATCGCGCACGGCGCTCCATACTTTCAGTGCGTCGACGGTCGCCGCGACATCGTGCACGCGCACGATCGCCGCGCCCCGCTCGGCCGCGCAGACCGCTGCGGCGACGCTCGCCGCGACGCGTTCGGGCGCGGGCTTGCCGATCAACGCGCCCAGCATCGATTTGCGCGACATGCCGGCGAGAATCGGATACGCGCGCCCGTCGGGCCGCGCGGGCGCCGTCCGCGGCAAATGAGCAAGCAGCGCATAGTTGTGTTCTATCACCGACTTGCCGAAACCGAACCCCGGATCGACGCTGATACGCCGCGAATCGATGCCGGCCTGCACGAGCGCGTCGGCGCGATCGGCGAGAAACGCGCGCACGTCGGCGACCACGTCGCGATAGTCGGGCTCGCGCACCTGCATCGTCTGCGGCTCGCCGAGCATGTGCATCACGCAGAGGCCGCACGCGCTGTCGCGCACCGCGTCAATCGCGCCCGGCTGCCGCATGCCCCAGATGTCGTTGATCAGATCGGCGCCCGCGGCGAGCGACGCGCGCATCACGGCGGGCTTGTACGTGTCGATCGATAGCGGCACGTTCATGCCGCGCAGCGCTTCGACGAGCGGAATCACGCGCTCGAGCTCCTCGTCGAGCGGCACGGGCGGCGCGCCGGGGCGCGTCGATTCGCCGCCGATGTCGATGATGTCGGCGCCTTCGGCCAGCATCCGCTCCGCCTGCGCGAGCGCGGCGTCGCGGGCGACGTAACGGCCGCCGTCGGAGAACGAATCGGGGGTGACGTTGAGGATCCCCATCACGAGGGGCCGCTCGAAGGTCAGCGTGAAACGGCCGCACAGCAGCGGCTCGGGAACGGGAAAAACGGGATCGGAACTGGACACGGGCTGAAGCGTCGGATCGAACGCGATGGGAAGCGGCGAAAAGCGTCTGACAAGAAAGCAAAACGGGCCGGTGTGACAGCCACACCAGCCCGTGAACGAAAACCGCGATCGTTTATGCCGGCGCGGTGGCGTTGCCCGGCTTGACTTCGGCGCCGGACGAACCGCCCGACGAAGGATCGCCGGCCGGCGGCACGCTCTTCGGCGAGCGCGGCGGACGCCCTTCCATGATGTCGTTGATCTGATCGGCGTCGATCGTTTCCCATTCCATCAGCGCGGCCGTCATCGCCTCGACCTTGTCGCGGTTCTCTTCGAGCAGACGGCGAGCAAGGCCGTATTGCTCGTCGAGCACGCGGCGGATTTCCGAATCGACCTTCTGCTGCGTCGCCTCCGAGATCGTGCGCGTGAAGCCGCGCCCGAACGGACCGCCGTCGTTCTCGTCGTCGACGTAGACCATCGGCCCGAGCGCGTCCGTCATCCCGAAGCGGGCCACCATCGCGCGCGCGGTCTGCGTCGCCTTGTTGAAGTCGTCCGACGCGCCGGTGCTGACGAGATTCAGGAACAGCTCTTCCGCCACCCGGCCGCCGAACAGGATCGCAAGGCGGTCGAGCAGGTAGTCCTTCGAATACGTCTCGTTGTCGTGCTCGGGCAACTGCCACGTGACGCCGAGCGCGCGCCCGCGCGGGATGATCGTGACCTTGTGGACCGGATCGGCCTTCGGCAGCAGCTTTGCGATCACCGCATGGCCTGATTCGTGGTAAGCGGTCGCGCGCTTCGCCTCCTCGCGGATCACGGCCGACTTGCGCTCCGGCCCCATGAAGATCTTGTCCTTCGCGTCCTCGAAATCCTGCATCTCGACGATCCGCTTGCCGCGGCGCGCCGCGAAGAGCGCGGCCTCGTTGACGAGGTTCGCGAGATCGGCGCCCGAGAAGCCCGGCGTGCCGCGCGCGATGACCGCCGCATCGACGTCGTTCGCGATCGGCACCTTGCGCAGGTGCACACGCATGATCTGCTCGCGGCCGCGGATGTCCGGCAGGCCGACGTAGACCTGGCGGTCGAAACGGCCCGGACGCAGCAGCGCCTTGTCGAGCACGTCGGAGCGGTTCGTCGCGGCGATCACGATCACGCCCGAATTCGCCTCGAAGCCGTCCATCTCGACGAGCATCTGGTTCAGCGTCTGCTCGCGCTCGTCGTTGCCGCCGCCCATGCCGGCGCCGCGATGACGGCCGACCGCGTCGATTTCATCGATGAACACGATGCACGGCGCATGCTTCTTCGCCTGCTCGAACATGTCGCGCACGCGGGCCGCGCCGACGCCGACGAACATTTCGACGAAGTCCGAGCCCGAGATGCTGAAGAACGGCACCTTCGCCTCGCCCGCGATCGCGCGCGCGAGGAGCGTCTTACCGGTGCCTGGGGGCCCGACGAGCAGCACGCCGCGCGGGATGCGGCCGCCGAGCTTCTGGAATTTCTGGGGATCGCGCAGGAAATCGACGAGCTCGGACACTTCCTCCTTCGCTTCGTCGCAGCCGGCGACGTCGGAGAAGTTGACCGCGTTGTTGTTCTCGTCGATCAACCGCGCGCGGGATTTGCCGAACGAGAACGCACCGCCTTTGCCGCCTCCCTGCATCTGTCTCATCATGTAGAACCAGAACACGATGATGAGCAGCGTGGGACCGAGATAGTAGAGCGCGGAGACGAGCGCGTTCGGTTCGTCATCGGCCTTGCCGCTGACCTGCACGCCGTACTTCATCAGATCGCCGACCATCCAGATGTCGCCCGGCGACACGATCTGGTACTTCTGACCATCCGCGGGAGTGACGGTGAGGTTGCGCCCCTGCACGACCACGTTCTTGATCTTGCCGTTCTTCGCGTCATCCATGAACTGCGAATAGGAGACGCCTTCCTGGACGCGGGGCTTGTCGAACTGCTTGAACACCGTAAACAGCACCAGTGCGATCACCAGCCACACTGCTGCCTTCGAAAACATATTGTTGTTCAAAGCACCACTCCTTCACTCATAGACGAGCGCCTACATTTGCCTTGCGGCGCTCATCAGGCATTCTAATCCAGTCCGCAGCCCCTCGCCATAAGGATTCGCTACCGCGCCGACAGGCGCGCGGCACGGCTGGCAAGGGCTCCGGCTCATCCTGCCGCGCGATGCCACGTTCAGCGCGGCTGCTTCAGATGCCGACCCAAAATAAACGTTTCGGACGATTTGTCGCGGGAAGCTTTTGGCTTGCGCGGCGCCACCGTTTTAAATTGGTGCTTGAATTTCTCGACAATCTGGCTGTAGCCGCTGCCGTGGAAGCACTTCACCAAAAGGGCGCCATCCGGTTTCAGATGGTTTTGCGCGAATTCGAGCGCCAGATCGCAGACATGCTCGATCCGCGCCGCGTCCGCGACCGCCACGCCGGACAGGTTGGGGGCCATGTCGGAAATTACAAGGTCGACCGAGCGCCCTGCGAGGACTTCCTCCAATTGGTGCAGCACGCTCTCCTCGCGGAAGTCGCCTTGGATGAAATGGACGTCGGCGATGGGCTCCATCGGCAGCATGTCGAGCGCGACGATCGTGCCGTCGATGCCGCCTTCGCGCACCGCGTCTCGCCGCGAGCCCTGCGCGAGCTTGTTGCGCGCGTACTGGCTCCAGCTCCCCGGCGCCGCGCCCAGATCGACGATCACCTGGCCCGGACGGATCAGCTTGTCCTGCTCGTCGATCTCCTTCAGCTTGTACGCGGCGCGCGCGCGGTACCCTTCCCGCTGCGCCATTTTGACGTACGGGTCGTTGATGTGGTCGTGCAACCAGGATTGGTTAAAGCGGTTCTTTGCCATGCGATGGAGAGATTGCTGCCAATTGCTTCGTGAAGCCGCGCTTTTGGCGGATAATACGGGTCTTATTGGCGCGGCTTTCGGCCCCGAGGGGCCCAAGCCGCGATTTTACGTGGTTTCGGCACGCCGCCGCGGAAAAGCTTCGTCGCTCGTCCCGGCCCGCCGCCGTCAATTTGATTCGAATTCCTCATTCCGATGCCCGCCCTTTCGCTTTCCCCCGCCGAGCGCTCCGCGCTGCGTTCCGAAGCCCATGCGCTCAAGCCCGTCGTGCTGAT contains:
- the folP gene encoding dihydropteroate synthase — encoded protein: MSSSDPVFPVPEPLLCGRFTLTFERPLVMGILNVTPDSFSDGGRYVARDAALAQAERMLAEGADIIDIGGESTRPGAPPVPLDEELERVIPLVEALRGMNVPLSIDTYKPAVMRASLAAGADLINDIWGMRQPGAIDAVRDSACGLCVMHMLGEPQTMQVREPDYRDVVADVRAFLADRADALVQAGIDSRRISVDPGFGFGKSVIEHNYALLAHLPRTAPARPDGRAYPILAGMSRKSMLGALIGKPAPERVAASVAAAVCAAERGAAIVRVHDVAATVDALKVWSAVRDAARRE
- the ftsH gene encoding ATP-dependent zinc metalloprotease FtsH, translated to MNNNMFSKAAVWLVIALVLFTVFKQFDKPRVQEGVSYSQFMDDAKNGKIKNVVVQGRNLTVTPADGQKYQIVSPGDIWMVGDLMKYGVQVSGKADDEPNALVSALYYLGPTLLIIVFWFYMMRQMQGGGKGGAFSFGKSRARLIDENNNAVNFSDVAGCDEAKEEVSELVDFLRDPQKFQKLGGRIPRGVLLVGPPGTGKTLLARAIAGEAKVPFFSISGSDFVEMFVGVGAARVRDMFEQAKKHAPCIVFIDEIDAVGRHRGAGMGGGNDEREQTLNQMLVEMDGFEANSGVIVIAATNRSDVLDKALLRPGRFDRQVYVGLPDIRGREQIMRVHLRKVPIANDVDAAVIARGTPGFSGADLANLVNEAALFAARRGKRIVEMQDFEDAKDKIFMGPERKSAVIREEAKRATAYHESGHAVIAKLLPKADPVHKVTIIPRGRALGVTWQLPEHDNETYSKDYLLDRLAILFGGRVAEELFLNLVSTGASDDFNKATQTARAMVARFGMTDALGPMVYVDDENDGGPFGRGFTRTISEATQQKVDSEIRRVLDEQYGLARRLLEENRDKVEAMTAALMEWETIDADQINDIMEGRPPRSPKSVPPAGDPSSGGSSGAEVKPGNATAPA
- a CDS encoding RlmE family RNA methyltransferase, yielding MAKNRFNQSWLHDHINDPYVKMAQREGYRARAAYKLKEIDEQDKLIRPGQVIVDLGAAPGSWSQYARNKLAQGSRRDAVREGGIDGTIVALDMLPMEPIADVHFIQGDFREESVLHQLEEVLAGRSVDLVISDMAPNLSGVAVADAARIEHVCDLALEFAQNHLKPDGALLVKCFHGSGYSQIVEKFKHQFKTVAPRKPKASRDKSSETFILGRHLKQPR